One window of the Lytechinus variegatus isolate NC3 chromosome 3, Lvar_3.0, whole genome shotgun sequence genome contains the following:
- the LOC121410591 gene encoding carbohydrate sulfotransferase 15-like has product MAWFSKRIIFFLFIVVSTFLFIILQFTNISDLISSPSVKTQSTSEHYGNRPINIHEIQVNAEHGKGEGRNKEHTKTNKRKRERNNGVGSKANLRPNWNGNASSIFPPNNEPKYNIVLRKASEPYYPNVFQYDGEGNILYLKKNEMTTMRPGATKELVLSAPELFDKIPTRFLDNFKNPCWLREGNELNCLPYFYIIGMYKCATSDIWDKIVQHPDISKAAKEPHWWGPRRHGYTVSRVFRQVVLRSRNVTGGIDDSSLEWYLNIYKFDVIRRLLEGKEKRGNQYYYPMVYGDASISTASAMGLEWIEQYPNAKEPPYTNADLIRALQPNAKIILMVRNPTHRAISWWWYSHKSHIHSLKSPYSAKTLHEQIVKYIECFNDCLKEHNLRYCVYAAGCPYELIPNIQVGIYHVYLQDWIRAFSRDSVLVIRVEDWHTNQAELYRKVMEFLDLRQLTQSQFGEIMDRETKHITEKNHEDAWPETVSLLDSFFHPYNKELAKLMGDDKFLYL; this is encoded by the exons ATGGCATGGTTTTCAAAAAGG ataattttctttttgttcatcGTCGTTTCAACATTCCTGTTCATCATTCTCCAGTTTACCAACATCTCAGATCTTATTTCCAGCCCATCTGTTAAAACACAATCCACCTCAGAACATTATGGAAATAGACCGATTAATATACATGAAATACAAGTGAACGCAGAACATGGGAAAGGGGAGGGGAGAAATAAGGAACATACTAAAACCAACAAGAGGAAACGAGAAAGAAATAATGGAGTAGGGTCCAAGGCAAATCTTAGACCAAACTGGAACGGAAATGCTTCATCAATATTTCCCCCCAACAATGAGCCGAAGTACAACATTGTATTACGAAAGGCATCGGAACCCTATTATCCTAACGTGTTTCAATATGATGGGGAAGGAAACATTCTGTATTTGAAGAAGAACGAGATGACAACCATGAGACCCGGCGCCACCAAAGAACTTGTCTTATCTGCTCCTGAG TTGTTCGATAAAATTCCCACCCGATTTCTGGATAACTTCAAGAATCCATGCTGGCTTCGAGAAGGGAATGAGTTGAATTGCCTACCGTACTTCTACATCATTGGCATGTACAAGTGTGCAACCAGTGATATTTGGGACAAGATTGTTCAACATCCAGACATCTCGAAGGCTGCCAAGGAACCCCATTGGTGGGGACCAAGAAGACACGGCTACACAGTCAGTAGAGTCTTTCGCCAAGTAG tattaCGTTCTCGTAACGTGACCGGAGGTATTGACGATAGCTCTTTAGAGTGGTATCTCAACATCTACAAATTTGATGTAATTCGTAGACTTCtcgaaggaaaggaaaaaagaggaaatcaATACTACTACCCGATGGTCTATG gtGATGCTTCGATATCTACCGCTTCTGCCATGGGGCTGGAATGGATTGAACAATACCCGAACGCTAAAGAACCACCATACACTAACGCTGATCTTATCCGAGCTCTTCAACCTAATGCAAAGATTATACTCATGGTGCGGAACCCCACTCATAG GGCTATTTCATGGTGGTGGTACAGTCACAAATCTCATATCCACAGCCTCAAAAGTCCATATTCTGCGAAGACTTTACACGAACAAATAGTCAAATACATCGAGTGTTTTAATGATTGTTTGAAGGAGCACAATCTCAGGTATTGTGTCTACGCAGCCGGTTGT CCTTATGAATTAATTCCCAACATTCAAGTTGGAATTTACCATGTGTATCTCCAAGATTGGATAAGAGCTTTCTCACGTGACTCAGTACTCGTCATTCGAGTGGAAGATTGGCACACCAATCAGGCTGAGCTCTACAGAAAAGTTATGGAATTCTTAGATTTAA GGCAACTGACGCAGAGTCAATTTGGAGAGATAATGGACCGTGAAACAAAGCATATCACTGAGAAAAATCACGAGGATGCTTGGCCAGAGACTGTCAGTCTCCTTGATAGTTTCTTTCATCCCTATAATAAGGAGCTGGCAAAACTTATGGGAGATGACAAGTTCTTGTACCTATGA